From a single Oxalobacter vibrioformis genomic region:
- the ubiE gene encoding bifunctional demethylmenaquinone methyltransferase/2-methoxy-6-polyprenyl-1,4-benzoquinol methylase UbiE: MTNKKTHFGYRQIDEQEKAEKVAGVFNRVARRYDLMNDLMSAGLHRAWKAFAATQAAIRKGFKVLDIAGGTGDLALSFARQAGDTGQVWLTDINESMLRLGRDKLLNQGYLVPVVTCDAEQLPFPDNYFDRVSVSFGLRNMTRKEVALSEMNRVLKPGGKLLILEFSRIWKPLQSLYDRYSFSVLPWLGRQVAQDADSYRYLAESIRMHPDQESLLQMLQEAGFVGVKYFNLTAGVAALHTGLKL, translated from the coding sequence ATGACGAACAAGAAAACCCATTTCGGCTATCGCCAGATTGACGAGCAGGAAAAAGCGGAAAAAGTGGCTGGCGTGTTCAACCGGGTTGCCCGGCGCTATGATCTGATGAATGATCTGATGTCGGCAGGACTCCACCGGGCATGGAAGGCCTTTGCCGCCACACAGGCCGCTATCCGCAAAGGCTTTAAGGTGCTGGATATTGCCGGGGGAACGGGTGATCTGGCGCTGTCTTTTGCGCGGCAGGCAGGCGATACCGGGCAGGTATGGCTGACGGATATTAATGAATCCATGTTGCGCCTGGGACGTGACAAGTTGTTGAATCAGGGATATCTCGTGCCGGTTGTCACCTGCGATGCGGAACAGCTCCCTTTTCCTGACAATTATTTTGACAGGGTGTCGGTTTCGTTTGGCTTAAGGAACATGACCCGTAAGGAAGTGGCATTAAGCGAGATGAACCGGGTGCTAAAGCCAGGCGGGAAACTGTTGATCCTGGAATTTTCCCGGATCTGGAAACCGCTTCAAAGCCTGTATGACCGGTATTCTTTTTCCGTGCTGCCATGGCTTGGCCGGCAGGTTGCACAGGATGCGGACAGCTATCGCTACCTGGCCGAATCCATCCGGATGCATCCTGATCAGGAATCCCTGCTTCAGATGCTGCAGGAAGCCGGGTTCGTGGGAGTGAAATATTTTAATCTGACAGCAGGTGTTGCCGCGTTGCATACCGGGCTGAAACTGTAA
- a CDS encoding YqaA family protein, translated as MIESAVHWLLSYLAIPEIGLTSVFIVCFVSATLLPMGSEPAVFAVIAADNSLFWQVMAVATIGNTLGGALNYWIGLGTREAFAKERETRWFGWLSRYGAKTMLLSWLPGIGDPICTLAGWLRLPFWPSVFYMAVGKFFRYLIMTTLLLYIPQEYWRSIAAFLG; from the coding sequence ATGATTGAATCTGCTGTCCATTGGTTGCTGAGTTATCTTGCCATTCCGGAAATCGGGCTGACATCGGTATTTATCGTCTGCTTTGTTTCCGCGACGCTTTTGCCCATGGGGTCCGAACCGGCGGTGTTTGCTGTCATTGCGGCGGACAACAGCCTTTTCTGGCAGGTCATGGCGGTGGCAACGATCGGCAATACGCTGGGCGGCGCACTCAATTACTGGATCGGGCTGGGAACGCGTGAAGCTTTCGCAAAAGAAAGAGAAACCCGCTGGTTTGGCTGGCTTTCCCGTTATGGTGCCAAGACGATGCTGTTGAGCTGGCTGCCTGGTATTGGCGACCCGATCTGTACGCTGGCCGGCTGGCTGAGGCTGCCTTTCTGGCCCAGTGTGTTTTACATGGCGGTGGGCAAATTTTTCCGGTATCTCATCATGACAACACTGTTATTATATATTCCCCAGGAATACTGGCGCAGCATCGCCGCTTTTCTGGGATGA
- a CDS encoding peptidylprolyl isomerase, protein MKKTTRILLLLIAALSLPAFAQNAAVVNGKPIPASHVNAIVSEVVQQGQQDTPELRAGIKENLIMREILVQEAEKKKMGAIPAVKTQMEVTRRNILVRALMSDFVSKNPVSDADVKKTYDQLKAQAGNTEYQVSHILVASEDEAKTIIEQLKSGGKFKEIAKEKSTDTPTAARGGDLGWSAPNVYVDPFAQALVKLKKGEFSQEPVQTNFGYHIIMVEDTRELTFPTLEEARPGITQRIQEQKWEAYTQTLRAKAKVK, encoded by the coding sequence ATGAAAAAAACAACCAGAATCCTGCTTTTACTAATCGCAGCGCTCAGTTTACCGGCATTTGCACAAAATGCCGCTGTCGTCAACGGAAAACCCATCCCGGCGTCACATGTGAATGCCATTGTCAGTGAAGTGGTCCAGCAGGGACAGCAGGACACCCCGGAACTGCGTGCAGGCATAAAAGAAAACCTGATCATGCGTGAAATCCTGGTGCAGGAAGCCGAAAAGAAAAAAATGGGGGCCATACCCGCAGTAAAAACCCAGATGGAAGTCACCCGCAGAAATATTCTGGTTCGCGCCCTGATGAGTGACTTTGTCAGCAAAAATCCGGTCAGTGATGCCGACGTCAAAAAAACCTATGACCAGTTGAAGGCCCAGGCCGGTAATACGGAATATCAGGTCAGCCATATCCTGGTCGCTTCGGAAGACGAAGCAAAAACCATCATTGAGCAGCTGAAAAGCGGCGGCAAGTTTAAGGAAATCGCCAAGGAAAAATCCACCGATACCCCTACAGCGGCAAGGGGTGGCGATCTGGGATGGAGCGCCCCCAATGTGTACGTCGATCCCTTTGCGCAGGCACTCGTCAAGCTGAAAAAAGGCGAGTTTTCCCAGGAGCCGGTACAAACCAACTTCGGCTACCACATCATCATGGTCGAAGATACCCGGGAACTGACTTTCCCGACGCTGGAAGAAGCCAGGCCCGGCATTACCCAGCGCATCCAGGAGCAGAAATGGGAGGCTTATACCCAGACGTTGCGTGCCAAGGCAAAAGTCAAATAA
- a CDS encoding Tim44 domain-containing protein, with amino-acid sequence MKKLLLAFVLISSLSTMVVTDAYARRFGGGSFGRQSANVSRMQRSQPATTPSQQRQAGTNQQSQQQGANTAKQPGRFGGMLGGALLGLGLGTLLAHLGIGGDMAGMISMILMILIIYYAVRTIFRMRSRKQQPSYQQQAANPGGFYDVNSSGSTPEIGSGLSHPGAFQSLENTPAPGAAMEPPLTWDIPADFEVNSFIRNARAYYIRMQAAWDKADIDDIHEFTTPEMYAEMKLQLQERGPSPNVTDVVSLDAELLGIETIGDEYFASVKFTGTVREDKDADLTAFTEVWNLTRPLTGKEGWVLAGVQLLS; translated from the coding sequence ATGAAGAAATTATTACTTGCATTTGTCCTGATCTCCAGCCTGTCTACCATGGTGGTAACGGATGCCTATGCCCGGCGTTTTGGTGGCGGCTCCTTTGGCCGCCAGTCGGCCAATGTCAGCCGGATGCAGCGGAGCCAGCCGGCAACCACGCCTTCGCAGCAAAGGCAGGCGGGAACAAACCAGCAGTCACAGCAGCAGGGAGCCAACACGGCAAAGCAGCCCGGCCGTTTTGGCGGGATGCTGGGTGGTGCGCTTCTCGGACTGGGGCTGGGGACACTGCTTGCCCATCTGGGAATCGGCGGTGATATGGCCGGCATGATCAGTATGATCCTGATGATCCTGATTATTTATTATGCCGTGAGAACGATTTTCCGCATGCGCTCGAGAAAACAGCAGCCCTCCTACCAGCAGCAGGCAGCCAATCCGGGCGGTTTTTATGATGTGAACAGTTCCGGCAGCACGCCTGAGATCGGTTCGGGTCTTTCCCACCCCGGTGCTTTTCAGTCGCTGGAAAACACGCCCGCACCGGGTGCGGCAATGGAGCCGCCGCTAACCTGGGATATTCCTGCGGATTTTGAGGTGAATTCCTTTATCCGGAATGCCAGGGCTTACTACATCCGTATGCAGGCAGCGTGGGACAAGGCGGATATTGATGATATCCATGAATTCACCACGCCGGAAATGTATGCTGAAATGAAACTGCAATTACAGGAACGGGGGCCGTCCCCGAATGTGACCGATGTCGTTTCTCTGGACGCTGAGCTTTTAGGCATCGAAACGATTGGTGACGAGTATTTTGCCAGTGTGAAATTCACTGGCACCGTGAGGGAAGACAAGGATGCCGATCTGACGGCGTTTACCGAGGTCTGGAATCTGACCCGTCCGCTTACCGGCAAGGAGGGGTGGGTGCTGGCAGGGGTACAGCTGCTGTCCTGA
- the nudB gene encoding dihydroneopterin triphosphate diphosphatase, with protein sequence MKTYKIPESVLVVIYTSERDVLLIERADNPGFWQSVTGSRATQEETLVETAIREVGEETGIRVIPALSGSALPDNVILQENLHDWHMTNRYEIYPAWRHRFAPGVTMNTEHVFGLCVPKDIPVRLEPREHLQYAWLDWLDAADRCFSASNAEAILQLSQRG encoded by the coding sequence TTGAAAACATACAAAATACCCGAATCTGTCCTCGTTGTGATTTACACCAGCGAGCGGGATGTCCTCCTGATTGAGCGGGCGGATAATCCCGGATTCTGGCAGTCGGTAACCGGTTCACGGGCAACACAGGAAGAAACACTTGTTGAAACAGCAATCAGGGAAGTCGGGGAGGAGACTGGTATTCGGGTTATTCCTGCGCTTTCTGGTAGTGCTTTGCCGGACAATGTGATTCTGCAGGAAAATCTCCATGACTGGCACATGACCAATCGTTATGAGATTTATCCTGCCTGGCGTCATCGCTTTGCGCCAGGTGTCACGATGAATACGGAGCATGTTTTCGGGTTGTGTGTGCCAAAGGATATTCCTGTTCGGCTTGAGCCGCGCGAGCATCTGCAGTATGCCTGGCTTGACTGGCTTGACGCGGCTGACAGATGCTTTTCCGCTTCTAATGCCGAGGCTATCCTACAGCTGTCGCAAAGGGGATAA
- the aspS gene encoding aspartate--tRNA ligase: MSMRTNYCGLTTEALMGQTVSLCGWVHRRRDHGGIIFIDLRDREGLVQVVCDPDRPGVFAVAESIRNEYCIRVTGTVRERPEGTINPNLTSGKVEVFCEALEILNASVTPPFMLDDEHLSETTRLTHRVLDLRRAPMQHNLRLRYKVTMEVRKFLDENGFIDIETPMLTRSTPEGARDYLVPSRVNAGEFYALPQSPQLFKQLLMVSGFDRYYQITKCFRDEDLRADRQPEFTQIDCETSFMNEQEIRDLFENMLRVVFKNAIDTELPSPFPVMPHREVMARYGSDKPDLRVRLELTELTDVMKNVEFKVFSSAANMANGRVVALLVPGGAKEGSGMPRSEIDAYTQFVAIYGAKGLAYIRVNDKEKGSSGLQSPIVKNLSDEALTQILERTGAQNGDLIFFGADKARVVNDAMGALRVKIGHSEFGQKNGLLEEGWKPLWVVDFPMFEHDEEANRWAAVHHPFTSPKDGHEDYLETDPGRCLAKAYDMVLNGWELGGGSVRIHKQDIQTKVFRALKIDDEEAREKFSFLLDALQYGAPPHGGLAFGLDRIVTLMTGSESIRDVIAFPKTQRAQDLLTQAPSPVNERQLQELHIRLRKTEQPKTA, translated from the coding sequence ATGTCGATGCGAACAAACTATTGCGGCCTTACAACAGAAGCACTTATGGGACAGACCGTCAGTCTTTGTGGCTGGGTACACAGAAGGCGGGATCATGGCGGGATTATTTTCATCGATCTGCGTGACCGCGAGGGGTTGGTTCAGGTCGTGTGTGATCCGGATCGTCCTGGCGTTTTTGCCGTTGCAGAATCCATTCGTAACGAGTACTGCATCCGTGTGACCGGTACGGTGCGTGAGCGGCCGGAAGGCACCATTAATCCGAATCTGACATCGGGAAAAGTGGAAGTGTTCTGTGAAGCGCTGGAAATTCTGAATGCCTCGGTGACGCCGCCTTTTATGCTGGACGATGAGCATCTTTCCGAGACAACCCGCCTGACACATCGCGTGCTGGATTTGCGTCGTGCACCCATGCAGCACAACCTGCGCCTCAGGTACAAGGTCACGATGGAGGTTCGCAAGTTCCTCGATGAAAACGGCTTTATTGATATTGAAACCCCGATGCTGACCCGCTCCACCCCGGAAGGTGCGCGGGATTACCTGGTTCCTTCCCGGGTAAATGCCGGTGAATTTTATGCGTTGCCCCAATCTCCCCAGCTTTTCAAGCAGCTTCTGATGGTCTCCGGTTTTGACCGTTACTACCAGATCACCAAGTGTTTCCGTGATGAGGATCTGCGTGCAGACCGTCAGCCGGAATTCACGCAGATCGACTGCGAAACATCTTTCATGAATGAACAGGAAATCCGCGATCTGTTTGAAAACATGCTGCGCGTGGTTTTCAAAAATGCCATTGATACCGAATTGCCATCGCCTTTCCCGGTGATGCCACATAGGGAAGTCATGGCGCGTTATGGCTCGGACAAGCCGGATTTGCGTGTCAGGCTGGAACTGACCGAGCTTACGGATGTGATGAAAAACGTGGAGTTCAAGGTATTCAGTTCTGCGGCCAATATGGCCAATGGCCGGGTGGTTGCGCTTCTGGTGCCGGGTGGCGCCAAAGAGGGCTCGGGCATGCCGCGTTCAGAAATTGATGCCTATACCCAGTTTGTTGCGATTTATGGCGCCAAGGGGTTGGCCTACATCCGTGTCAATGATAAGGAAAAAGGCAGTAGCGGCCTGCAGTCACCTATCGTGAAAAATCTGAGTGATGAGGCGCTGACACAAATCCTGGAGCGTACCGGTGCGCAAAATGGCGACCTGATTTTCTTTGGCGCTGACAAGGCCCGTGTCGTTAACGATGCGATGGGTGCATTGCGTGTCAAAATCGGTCACTCTGAATTCGGGCAGAAGAATGGCCTGCTTGAAGAAGGCTGGAAACCGCTGTGGGTGGTTGATTTCCCGATGTTTGAGCATGACGAGGAAGCCAATCGCTGGGCCGCCGTTCACCATCCGTTTACTTCGCCAAAAGACGGGCATGAAGACTACCTGGAAACCGACCCGGGCCGTTGCCTGGCAAAGGCATACGATATGGTGTTGAATGGCTGGGAACTCGGTGGCGGTTCTGTCCGTATTCACAAACAGGATATCCAGACCAAGGTTTTCCGTGCCCTGAAAATTGATGACGAAGAAGCGCGTGAAAAATTCAGCTTCCTTCTGGATGCGTTGCAGTATGGCGCGCCACCGCATGGCGGGCTGGCTTTCGGGCTTGACCGGATTGTGACGCTCATGACAGGTTCCGAGTCCATCCGTGATGTGATCGCATTCCCGAAAACCCAACGGGCACAGGATCTGCTGACACAGGCACCATCACCGGTGAATGAGCGCCAGCTTCAGGAATTGCATATTCGCCTGCGCAAGACGGAGCAGCCCAAAACGGCCTGA
- a CDS encoding ABC transporter substrate-binding protein → MKTDNRKMKRAWCALLVMMLACLVSMPSDAADPDKVLRYVFPAPETGFDPAVAHDLYSSQVIRSICEPLYTYDYLARPARLVPLTADGMPEISDGGKIYTVRVKKGIFFASDAAFNGKPRELAAADFAYAIKRLADPTVRSAWGWLVEDKVAGLSAWAKMTGRSGRPDYSRPVKGLEIVDRYTLRIRLNKPDYNFTHILAHYPTCAMAREVVEKYGDASTHVMANPVGTGAYTLDQWKRGSRIVLVANPDFRGFIWDFAAGSDPENFRIVEKMRGKSMPQIGRVEISVIPEDQSRWLAFQSAEVDMFNLDGPLAPKALAEGRLRPELVAKGIQLSRTIDAELSHYYFNMQNPVLGGMEKEKIALRRAIAMAHNVDEEIRVVWNGEAIPLEYPIPPGVVGHDPDYKSSVRYEPAVANALLDRFGYTRGKDGWRIQPDGSPLEIVLSARADSTGQQQSEMWKKTFDSLGIRMKSDKRLFPDLLKAEKQCQLMMRTSPWIADYPDGDNFMQLFYGPHVGQSNNGCMKIPEFDALYEQSVTLPDGEERNLLYHKMARILEVYAPTRIGYARYRNMLLQPYIIGYKKHPVMHSEWIYIDMDKKEKQARK, encoded by the coding sequence ATGAAAACAGATAACCGGAAAATGAAACGGGCATGGTGCGCATTGTTGGTCATGATGCTGGCATGTCTTGTCAGCATGCCATCTGATGCGGCTGATCCGGACAAGGTCTTGCGCTATGTTTTCCCGGCGCCGGAAACCGGATTTGATCCTGCCGTTGCCCATGACCTTTATTCTTCACAGGTTATCCGGTCCATTTGCGAGCCGCTTTATACCTATGACTATCTGGCAAGACCCGCCAGGCTGGTTCCGCTGACGGCAGATGGCATGCCGGAGATCAGTGATGGCGGAAAAATCTATACAGTACGCGTGAAAAAAGGGATTTTTTTCGCCAGTGATGCGGCATTCAACGGAAAGCCCCGCGAACTGGCAGCGGCTGATTTTGCCTATGCCATCAAGCGCCTGGCTGACCCCACGGTCCGGTCAGCCTGGGGCTGGCTCGTTGAGGACAAGGTTGCCGGATTGTCGGCGTGGGCAAAAATGACCGGCCGTTCGGGCCGCCCGGATTACAGCCGGCCGGTAAAAGGGCTTGAAATTGTTGATCGTTATACCCTGCGCATACGCTTAAACAAGCCGGACTACAACTTCACCCACATCCTGGCGCATTACCCCACCTGTGCCATGGCGCGGGAGGTCGTGGAAAAGTACGGGGATGCCAGTACCCACGTCATGGCCAACCCCGTAGGTACCGGTGCCTATACCCTGGATCAATGGAAACGGGGGTCCCGTATTGTTCTGGTGGCCAATCCGGACTTCCGGGGTTTTATCTGGGATTTTGCGGCAGGAAGTGATCCGGAAAATTTTCGTATTGTGGAAAAGATGAGGGGAAAATCCATGCCGCAGATCGGCCGGGTGGAAATCAGTGTGATTCCGGAAGATCAGTCGCGCTGGCTGGCTTTTCAAAGCGCCGAAGTGGATATGTTCAATCTGGATGGTCCGCTGGCACCCAAAGCGCTGGCTGAGGGACGTCTGCGACCGGAACTTGTGGCCAAAGGCATTCAGTTGTCACGCACGATTGATGCCGAACTGAGTCATTATTATTTCAACATGCAAAACCCGGTACTGGGGGGGATGGAAAAGGAAAAAATTGCATTGCGCCGCGCAATAGCCATGGCGCACAATGTGGATGAGGAGATCCGGGTGGTCTGGAACGGGGAAGCCATTCCGCTTGAATACCCCATACCGCCAGGGGTAGTGGGGCATGACCCGGACTATAAAAGCAGCGTCAGATATGAACCGGCGGTAGCCAATGCCCTGTTGGACCGTTTTGGCTATACGCGGGGGAAAGACGGCTGGCGTATACAGCCGGACGGCTCCCCCCTGGAAATTGTTTTATCGGCAAGGGCGGACTCTACCGGGCAGCAGCAGAGTGAGATGTGGAAAAAGACATTTGATTCGCTGGGCATCCGGATGAAAAGCGACAAGCGGCTTTTTCCTGATCTGCTCAAAGCGGAAAAACAGTGCCAGTTGATGATGCGGACCAGCCCGTGGATTGCGGATTATCCGGATGGGGATAATTTCATGCAGCTTTTTTACGGCCCGCATGTTGGCCAGAGCAACAATGGCTGCATGAAAATTCCCGAGTTTGACGCCCTGTACGAACAATCGGTTACGCTGCCCGATGGTGAGGAACGCAATCTCCTTTATCATAAAATGGCCCGTATCCTGGAAGTGTATGCGCCGACCCGGATCGGGTATGCCCGCTATCGCAATATGCTGCTTCAGCCTTATATCATCGGTTACAAAAAACATCCGGTCATGCACAGTGAATGGATTTATATTGATATGGATAAAAAGGAGAAACAGGCCCGGAAGTAA
- a CDS encoding sodium:solute symporter family protein: protein MDTLIWFVILYWVISVGIGMYAARYVRNSKDFAVAGRSLPMSVVTAMVFATWFGSEAVLGIPATFVEEGLRGVIADPFGSACCLVLVGILFARRLYRMNLMTISDYYRNRFGRVVEVLVTLCIVVSYLGWVAAQIKALGLVFNVVSGGYISMNIGMILGAASVLIYTLMGGMWSVAITDFLQMIIIVVGIVYICWEVSGMVGGAHVVIQHAAEAGKLNIFPKAELRDILWFFAAWFTLMFGSMPQQDVFQRIASSRNEKIARNASIVGGCLYVLFAMLPMFLCYSATLIDPAMTADLMEKDSQLILPTMIMTHMPVFAQIMFFGALLSAIKSCASATLLAPSVTFSENVLKGFMPGMSDKQSLFMMRMVVLVFAAIVTGFAMSTDSSIFQMVENAYKVTLVAAFVPLIFGFYWKRANSRGALVSMILGLATWIAMELIDPEGLIPPQLLGLAMSLAGMIAGSLLYKPVAEDISDSGPVSV from the coding sequence ATGGACACGCTCATCTGGTTTGTTATTCTGTACTGGGTCATTTCTGTCGGCATCGGGATGTATGCCGCACGTTATGTCAGGAACTCCAAGGATTTCGCCGTTGCCGGCCGGTCGTTGCCCATGTCTGTTGTTACTGCAATGGTTTTTGCGACCTGGTTTGGTTCTGAAGCGGTTCTGGGTATTCCGGCCACTTTTGTCGAGGAAGGTCTTCGGGGTGTCATAGCTGATCCTTTCGGTTCCGCCTGCTGTCTGGTGCTGGTCGGCATTCTTTTTGCACGGCGCCTGTACAGGATGAACCTCATGACCATCAGTGATTATTACCGTAACCGCTTTGGCCGTGTGGTTGAAGTGCTGGTGACCTTATGCATTGTGGTGTCATACCTTGGATGGGTGGCTGCCCAGATCAAGGCGCTGGGCCTGGTATTCAATGTGGTGTCCGGGGGCTATATTTCCATGAACATCGGTATGATTTTAGGGGCTGCCAGTGTACTGATTTATACCCTGATGGGCGGGATGTGGTCTGTTGCGATCACCGATTTTCTCCAGATGATCATTATCGTGGTTGGTATTGTCTATATCTGCTGGGAAGTATCCGGCATGGTAGGCGGTGCCCATGTGGTAATCCAGCATGCAGCCGAAGCGGGCAAGCTCAATATTTTCCCCAAGGCGGAGTTGCGGGATATTCTGTGGTTTTTTGCTGCCTGGTTTACGCTGATGTTCGGTTCCATGCCGCAACAGGATGTCTTTCAGCGGATTGCCTCATCGCGGAATGAAAAAATTGCCCGAAACGCCTCCATCGTGGGCGGCTGTCTGTATGTTCTTTTTGCCATGTTGCCCATGTTCCTGTGTTATTCGGCAACCCTGATTGATCCGGCCATGACCGCGGATCTGATGGAAAAGGATTCCCAGTTGATTCTCCCCACCATGATCATGACGCACATGCCGGTCTTTGCCCAGATCATGTTTTTCGGCGCGCTGCTGTCTGCCATCAAGAGCTGTGCCAGCGCGACCCTGCTCGCGCCATCGGTCACTTTTTCTGAAAATGTGCTGAAGGGATTCATGCCCGGCATGAGTGACAAACAGTCCCTTTTCATGATGCGGATGGTTGTGCTGGTTTTTGCCGCAATTGTAACGGGCTTTGCCATGAGCACGGATTCCAGTATTTTCCAGATGGTTGAAAATGCTTATAAGGTCACACTGGTGGCAGCGTTTGTTCCCCTGATTTTCGGTTTTTACTGGAAACGGGCAAACAGCCGCGGGGCGCTTGTGTCCATGATTCTGGGATTGGCAACGTGGATCGCAATGGAACTGATTGATCCGGAGGGACTGATTCCGCCGCAATTACTGGGCCTGGCAATGTCGCTGGCCGGCATGATTGCCGGATCGCTCCTGTATAAACCGGTTGCTGAAGATATATCAGACTCCGGGCCGGTATCCGTATAA
- a CDS encoding HIT family protein, translated as MKPDCVLCQSSPGEQIAAESKKWRIIHVDDFLYPGFFRVIWHSHVAEMTELSLPDRQELMTVVFAVERALRDVMHPDKVNLASLGNMVPHLHWHVIPRFRDDAHFPESVWGTKQREPAPIVLKKRRSQQPEVAEAISRILAQQAKAL; from the coding sequence ATGAAACCCGACTGTGTGTTGTGCCAGTCTTCGCCAGGCGAGCAGATCGCGGCTGAAAGCAAAAAATGGCGGATCATACACGTTGATGATTTCCTGTACCCCGGTTTTTTCCGGGTTATCTGGCATTCGCACGTGGCGGAGATGACAGAATTGTCCTTGCCGGATCGCCAGGAGCTGATGACGGTGGTTTTTGCGGTTGAGCGTGCGCTTCGTGACGTCATGCATCCTGACAAGGTGAATCTGGCGAGTCTGGGCAATATGGTGCCGCACCTGCACTGGCATGTTATCCCCCGTTTCAGGGACGATGCGCATTTCCCGGAATCTGTCTGGGGAACGAAACAGCGTGAACCGGCTCCCATTGTGCTGAAAAAGCGGCGCTCGCAGCAGCCGGAAGTGGCAGAGGCGATCAGCCGGATATTGGCACAGCAGGCAAAAGCCTTATAA
- the ubiB gene encoding ubiquinone biosynthesis regulatory protein kinase UbiB, producing MRKFWRLLTIFFVAVRYGLDDVMLSSMGRPRYFVLFRYLFFWRNLSMPRGARLRLALETLGPIFIKLGQALSTRPDLMPEDIIAELSLLQDRVPPFDSDLAVKQITDYLGAPPEVLFAHFDRTPVASASVAQVHFAILHNGTEVAVKVLRPNMQRRVGRDIDLMRSIANWSERLWEDARRLRLRDVIDEFDKSLQDELDLMREAANCSQFKRNFADSPLLIVPEIYWEYCSSGVMVMERVRGIPVSQTDRLVAEGLDLKKLAENGVEIFLTQVFRDGFFHADMHPGNIFISAEMPTYGRYVVIDFGIVGTLNNFDKAYLAENILAFFHHDYRRVAEAHIESGWAPRNTRVEELEAAVRTCCEPIFDKPLKDFSLGQLLMRLFQTSRRFNIEIQPQLVMLQKTMLNIEGLGRQLDPDLDLWKTAKPILEEWMKEQIGFKGMVKQFRQEAVRYGHIFPQLPRLFQQALIKIAEPDAEKDALLKQLVAEQKRTRRLLNGIIYFGCGLMAGLLCLRFFGGWRVLFF from the coding sequence ATGCGGAAATTTTGGCGGCTGTTGACGATTTTTTTTGTCGCCGTACGATACGGACTTGATGATGTCATGCTGTCGAGCATGGGGCGTCCACGTTATTTCGTGCTGTTTCGTTATCTCTTTTTCTGGCGCAACCTGTCCATGCCGCGGGGCGCGAGGCTCCGCCTGGCGCTGGAAACGCTGGGGCCGATTTTCATCAAGCTGGGGCAGGCGCTTTCCACGCGTCCTGACCTGATGCCGGAAGATATTATTGCTGAACTGTCCCTGCTCCAGGACAGGGTTCCTCCTTTTGATTCAGACCTGGCTGTCAAGCAGATTACCGACTATCTTGGGGCGCCCCCGGAAGTGCTGTTTGCGCATTTTGACCGGACACCGGTCGCGTCTGCCTCGGTGGCGCAGGTGCATTTTGCCATTTTGCACAATGGAACCGAGGTCGCCGTCAAGGTATTGCGGCCAAACATGCAAAGGCGGGTTGGCCGTGATATTGATCTGATGCGCTCGATTGCCAACTGGAGTGAAAGGCTCTGGGAAGATGCCCGCCGGCTGCGGCTTCGTGATGTGATTGATGAATTCGACAAGTCGCTTCAGGATGAACTGGATCTGATGCGGGAAGCGGCAAACTGCAGCCAGTTCAAGCGCAATTTCGCTGATTCTCCCCTGCTGATTGTGCCGGAGATTTACTGGGAATACTGTTCAAGTGGTGTTATGGTCATGGAGCGGGTGCGGGGCATCCCGGTTTCCCAGACAGACCGTCTGGTGGCAGAGGGCCTTGACCTGAAAAAACTGGCCGAAAACGGGGTGGAAATTTTCCTGACCCAGGTTTTCCGTGATGGTTTTTTTCATGCGGACATGCATCCCGGCAATATCTTTATTTCCGCGGAAATGCCGACCTATGGCCGTTATGTGGTGATTGATTTTGGTATTGTCGGTACACTGAATAATTTTGACAAGGCGTATCTGGCAGAAAATATCCTGGCTTTTTTCCATCATGATTACCGACGGGTGGCCGAAGCGCATATTGAATCAGGGTGGGCACCGAGAAATACCCGGGTCGAAGAGCTGGAGGCAGCGGTACGCACCTGTTGCGAGCCGATTTTTGACAAGCCGCTCAAGGATTTTTCACTGGGGCAGTTGCTGATGCGTCTTTTCCAGACCTCTCGCCGCTTCAATATTGAAATTCAGCCACAGCTGGTCATGCTTCAGAAAACCATGCTGAATATTGAAGGGCTGGGCCGACAGCTCGATCCGGATCTCGATTTGTGGAAAACCGCCAAACCGATTCTGGAAGAATGGATGAAAGAGCAGATCGGATTCAAGGGCATGGTCAAACAGTTCAGGCAGGAAGCGGTGCGATATGGTCATATATTCCCGCAACTGCCGCGCCTGTTTCAGCAGGCCCTGATAAAGATCGCAGAACCCGATGCAGAAAAAGACGCGCTCTTAAAGCAGCTGGTGGCGGAACAGAAACGGACAAGGCGGCTGTTGAACGGCATCATTTATTTTGGATGCGGCCTGATGGCAGGGCTGTTGTGTCTTCGCTTTTTTGGTGGCTGGCGCGTATTGTTCTTCTGA